The region ATGGTACTTTAGAACGTCTATTACTACCTTTTGGCCTGCATCATATGCTGACCATTCCAATTAATTACACTCAATTAGGAGGAACTTATGAGATACTATCAGGTGCTCAAGCCGGGACACAAGTATTTGGACAAGATCCCTTATGGCTAGCTTGGGCTACTGATTTGGTTAATTTAAAAGCAGATGGGGATTTAACTAAATACGGTGAGGTTTTAACTGGTTGGACACCAGCTCGTTTTAAAGTTGGCCAAATGATAGGTGCCTCAGGCATTTTAATGGGGTTAACAGCAGCTATGTATCGTAATGTTGATAAAGATAAGCGTCAGAAATATAAATCCATGTATTTATCAGCAGCCTTGGCAGTTTTCTTAACAGGGGTGACAGAACCGATTGAATTTATGTTCATGTTTGCCGCAGTTCCATTGTATGTTATTTATGCATTCATTCAGGGGTTGGCTTTTGCAATGGCTGATATTATTTCATTGAGAGTTCATTCTTTCGGCAATATTGAACTATTAACACGTACCCCATTAATTTTTAAAGCAGGACTTGGCATGGATCTTTTAAATTATATTTTAGCAGTCATAGGTTTTGGTATATTCACTTTCGTTATCAGTAATTTTTTAATTAAAAAATTTAACTATGCAACACCTGGACGCAATGGTAATTATGAGGTTGATATGTTGGATGAGAGTGAAGAGAATGCTAACCCGCAGTTGACGGAAAATCAGCAAGTTATAGATATTATTAATTTGTTAGGTGGGCGTGCCAATATTGTTGATGTCGATGCTTGCATGACACGTTTACGAGTGACAGTTAAGGAAAATACGTTAGTTGGGGATCAAACAAATTGGAAAAAAGCTGGAGCTATGGGATTGATTATGAAAGACAATGGTGTCCAAGCGGTATATGGACCTAAAGCCGATGTTTTGAAATCTGACATTCAAGATTTGTTAGAATCAGGTGTAGAAATTCCTATATCTGATTTTAAGACGACTCCCTCATTAAGTAAACAAGAGTCTAGTAAAATGACTAATGAGCGTATTATCACAACTGAATTAGTCACGATTGCAGCTGGAGAGGTAGTGCCCATTGAAGAAGTGACAGACCCAGTTTTCTCACAAAAAATGATGGGAGATGGTTTTGCAGTAAATCCTACAAATGGGCTGATTTATTCACCTGTTAATGGTGTCATTACAACTATATTCCCAACTAAACATGCGTTAGGAATTATTACAAAAGAAGGTCTAGAAATTTTAATTCATATTGGTTTAGACACGGTTGATATGAAAACACCAGCTTTTGAGGTTTTTGTGACAGAAGGACAAGAGGTGACCGCAGGACAAGCGATAGTAGAAGCCAATATAGCAGCTATGCGCTCAGAAGGGAAAGCAACAACTGTAATTGCTGTTTTCACAAATGGTAATATTATCAAAGAGTATCAACTAATTACAACAGGCTATCAGACAGAGCAAACACCAATTGGTTACGTAAAAGTATAAACTAAACTATCAGATAAGCGTTCAAGTGAAATAGGACTTGATCGCTTATTTTTAAAATTAAGGAGACTCAAAAATGAAAGTTTTAACATTAAATTGTCATAGTTGGATGGAAAAAAATGCCCTAGAGAAACTGGAACAGTTAGTTTTAACTATAGAGAGAGAACAATTTGATATTATTGCACTACAAGAAGTAAACCAACTGATCACTACTAAGGCAGCGACTTTAGATGATTATTTTCAACCATTGATTTCCCACCAACCTATTGTTCACCAAGATAACTTTGCTTTAAAAGTCGTTGAAAAATTAAAAAAATTAGGTGTTAATTATTATTGGTCTTGGAATGTCAGCCATCTAGGATATGATCGTTATCATGAAGGCGCTGCGCTTCTTTCTAAAAATCCTATTCAGCCAGATGATTTTTTAGTATCTAAGGTAAGTGATATAGATGATTTTCATACTAGACGTATATTAAAAGGACGGACAGTATTGGGCGAGACAGAACTGGTTGTATTTAGTTGTCACTATTCTTGGTGGTTAGGAAATCAGCAAGAAGAAGGTTTTTATTATGAATGGAACCAAACAATCGAAAAAATGACGAGGATGGCGTCACCGTTATTATTATTGGGTGATTTTAATAATCCAGCAGACAATTGTGGAGAAGGATATGATTATTTAAAAAGAACTAAACCTGAGTTGCAAGATGTTTTTAAAGTAGCGAAAAATAAAACTGGAGAACATACAGTTTCTAAAGCAATCGATGGTTGGAGTGAAAATACTCAAAATTTACGTTTAGATTATGGATTTATTTCATCAGAATTTCATGTGGAGGAGTATCGGGTGGTTTTTGATGGGAAACAGACGCCAATTATAAGTGATCATTTTGGAATAGTGTTGACTTTATCATTAAAATAAAAAAAACAGTGGTGATTGCCACTGTTTTTTTTAATAGATACCGACGTTTTTTAGATAATTGTAGCTATTTTCACGAAATGATTGTATTTGCCAACTAACTTAGTTATAATTTTAATTGATAATGATTATCAATATCAATTAAAAGAGTGGAGAGGTTAGTGATGACACAAGCAGATATTTACGATGTTACAATTATTGGTGGTGGACCTGCAGGTCTGTTTAGTACTTTTTATAGTGGGTTACGTGAAATGAAGACTAAAATTGTTGAAGCCAGTCCTCAACTTGGCGGAAAATTAAACGTATATACAGAGAAAATCATTTGGGATATAGGAGCCTTACCACCTAGCCCAGCTGGGAAAGTCATTGAACATTTAGTTGAACAGGCCAAAGTTTTCAATCCAACAATTTTAACAAATACCAAAATCATTTCAATTGACCGAGGAACACAAGATCTATTCATTTTGACTGCAGAAAACGGAGATAAACATTTTACTAAAGCAATTATGTTGGCGACTGGTTATGGTATTTTAAATCCTCGGAAACTAGCTATTGAAGGTGCTGAGAAATATGAAGTGAGTAACTTAAGCTATACCATTCAAGGTCTGGAAAAAATGCGGGATAAAATAGTTGTCATATCTGGTGGCGGTGATTCAGCAATTGATTGGGCTAATCTATTGGAACCAATCGCAAAGCAAGTTCATTTGATTTATCGTCAAGGGGAACTTAAAGGACATGAGTCAGAAGTGACACGTTTAAATAATAATTCTGTTATGTTACATTTAGATAGTGAAATAATAGAGCTGACTGCTAATGAAGACGGTGATAAAATTACGAAGGTAATAATCAAACAAAAGGATACACTTGTTGAACAAACTATTTTAGTAGATGAAGTGGTTATCAACCATGGATTTGAAAGTGAACACGAATTATTTGAAAATAGTTCGGTGGGATTAGAAAAAATAGAAACGCATTACGTGGCAGCGAATTCTTATGGCGAAACGCAAGTCAAAGGAATATATGCGGCTGGAGATATTGTCAGTTATGATGGGAAAGTTCATTTAATCGCCGGAGCTTTTCACGATGCGGTAAATGCGGTGAATCAAATTAAAATGTATATAGAACCGTCTGCATTTAATAGAGCACGTGTTTCTTCTCACAATGATAAATTTTCCGATAAGAATCAAGAACTGGTGAAAATTTTTTTTGCTTAAATTATTTAATTAATAGAAAATAAAATATAGATTAAGGGAGCTAAAAAGATGGTTGGTAAAAAATTAGCATTAGCAGTTGGGACTTTAATACTAAGTTTAGGGTTAATAGGATGTCGAAATACCGAAAATACAAAAAACGGAGCAAGTGATCAGCCAAAAAAAGTAGAGCAAGTAAAAGTAATAAAAACTGAGATGGGTGAGGTAACGGTACCAGAAAAACCAGCACGTGTTCTTGTTAATTGGTATGTTGGTGATGTGACAACATTAGGTGTCAAACCTGTGGCTTATTCTGGTTGGGCTCAGGAAACAATGCCTTTTTATGAAGAAATAAAAGATATTCCTGTTATCAAAAAATGGGAGAAAGAAGAAATAATGTCATACAAACCAGATGTTATCATAACTTATAGTCCAGAAGATTTTGAAAAATATTCTAAAATTGCGCCTGTTGTAGTTGTTTCAGAAGGAACGGACTCCCCTTTGGAAAGACTGAAATTTTTAGGTCATGTTTTAGGTCGTGAAAAGGAAGCCGAAACAGCAATCACAACTTTTGAGACTAAACTAGCATCTGCTAAAAAACAATTTTCGACAGATGTTTTTAAAGATAAGACTTTTAGTATTTCACAAGATTGGCCTGGCCCTTCAAGTAGCGTTTTTTATGAAACAGCTTCTCGTGGCGGCACACTCCTATATGATTATATAGGCTTGAAAAAACCAGAAAAATTAATAGAGTTAGTCACAAAAACAGGTGAAACTAGAGGGGCATTGTCTTATGAAGTAGCTGCCGATTATTTTGGAGATTATGCTATTTGGTTTACCCCAGAAGAAAAAGAATCTGAATTTGAAAAGACAGCGATTTGGAAAAATATTCCCGCTGTAAAAAATGAGCGAGTAATTACTATTTCAAGTAACTATACAGGTTTATTTTATTATTCTGATGTTGCAAGTTTAACGGCTCAGATTGATTTTGCCTTAAAGAATATCGTACCTGTTGTCTCATAAGCAGAATTAAGTAACTGTTTTAATAAATAGCAGAACTAATATGTTATCTAGTTCTGCTATTCAGTTAGCACAGTATGGCGTGCTTATTTTATTGAAGAAGGTGATGACTATGACCCATAATCAAAGGGTTGACAAAAAAGGATCATATTATTTTAGACGTTATATGATTTTAGGTAGTATTTTATTATTAATCAGTACTCTTTCCTCTTTAGCTTTAGGAGCTGCAGAGATAGAATTAGGAAGTGCTTGGCAAGCATTGTTTCATTTTGATGCCAGCCAAACGCATCATCAAATTATTTGGAGCCTGAGATTTCCTCGAACACTTGCTGATATTATAGTCGGAGCTAGTTTAGCAGTTTGTGGTGCTTTAATGCAAGGTACTACTCGAAACCCTTTAGCTGATTCAGGATTGATGGGAATCAGTTCTGGTGCAGGATTTGCTATAGCTTTGTCGCTAGCTTTTTATCCTCAAAGAAGTTATGGAGAATCTATCTTATTTGCTTGCTTAGGAGCGGGTGTCACCACAGGCTTGACTTACTTTATTGCAATAGTTGGGAAACGTGGTTTAACACCACAGCGTTTAGTTTTAGCAGGAATGTCTATTTCGATGCTCTTTGGCGCTTTTAGTTCTTATTTATCAATTCGCTATCACTTAGCTCAATCGCTTGCTTACTGGTCTGCTGGAGGGACAGCAGGAGCTAGTTGGTCTGAATTGATGATAATTTCACCTTTATTTTTGTTAGGAATACTAGGTGCAATCATAATATCCCCTAATATTACAATGTTAAGTTTAGGCGAAGAAGTTGCCTTAGGATTAGGTTTAAATGCTAGAGTAGTTAAAGGCGTGACAACATTAATAGTCTTAGTTTTAACAGGCTTGTCAGTTATTTTGGTCGGTCCAATCGGATTTGTCGGTTTAATAGTCCCACACTTAGTTCGTTATTTGGTAGGAGTAGATTATCGTTATATAATACCTGCTAGTATTATATACGGAGCGTTACTTACGGTAATAGCTGACTTAATTGGAAGATTAGTTAATCGACCTTTTGAAACCCCAATCGGTATTATCTTTTCATTAATTGGCGTACCATTTTTCTTATATTTAGTCCGGAAGCAAGGGAGAGAATTTGAAGCATGAAAATGACCAAATTGTATCAAAAACAAAAGAATGTTCTTATTCTTCTGGGTATTCTGATGATTATAATTGCGCTAATTGGAACCAACACAGGTAAAATGGGCGTAACGCCACAGGAAGTTTGGCAAACTTTTCTAGGTAAAGGGACAAAGCAACAAGAAATGATTATTTATGATTTCCGGCTGCCCCGTATTTTTTTAGCCACACTAGTAGGTATTGGAATGGGAGTCTCAGGGAGTATCATGCAGAGTCTTCTAAAAAATGATATGGCTAGCCCGGGGACTTTAGGGATTAGTTCAGGATCAGGGTTATTTGTTTTAGTATATATCGCTTGGTTTTCTAACGATAGTGGGCTATCGCCTTATGCGATTCCTTTACTAGCCTTTATTGGCGGCTTGATTTCTGCGTTATTTATTTTTTTGCTCGCTTTTAAAAAAGGCAAGTTATGTTCCCCAACCAATTTGATATTGACAGGTGTTGCAGTAGGGAGTGGTTACAGCGCATTGAGTATGTTTATCACGTTAAGGTTAGAAGATCGTCAAATGGATTTCATGCAAAAATGGCAGGCAGGCAATCTTTGGGGCGATGATTGGCGTTATATTAAAATTCTATTTCCGATTATTATTATATTGTTGATATGGACTTTGTATAAAGCTAAGGTATTAAATGCAATCCATTTAGGTGATGAAACAGCTATTGGTTTAGGAGTATCTGTTAGACAAGAGTTTTTCAAATTATCATTAAGTGCTATCGCTTTATCATCAGCTAGTGTTGCGCTGGGAGGTAACTTCTTTTTTGTAGGATTGATTGCCCCACACATGGCACGAAAGTTAGTAGGTAGTAACCATCGAATTTATCTGCCTGCAGCTGCAATGTTGGGTGGCTTGATTATTTTAGTCGCAGATACTTTGACACATATGATTAGTTTTGGCTCGGATATGCCAACAGGTTTAGTTATTACGATTATTAGTACACCGTACTTTTTATATCTTTTAACAAAAACAGATTAGGAGGAATTATGAAAAGAATTGAGATTAATGATGTGACGATTGGCTATGACACTAGTGTCATTGTAAAAGAGCTAACTGCAAGTATTGGAGCAGAAAAAATAACTTCGATTATAGGTCCAAATGGCTGCGGCAAATCAACTATTTTAAAAACGATTGGTCGTGTCATGAAACCACAAGAAGGGAGTATTTATTTGAATGGTGAAGACATTCATAAAATGCCAACGAAAGAATTAGCCAAAAAAATGGCGATCTTACCCCAAACCCCTAGTGCTCCAAGTGGCTTGACGGTATATGAGTTAGTTGCTTATGGTCGTTTTCCTTATCAGAAAGGTTTTGGCAAACTGACAAATGAAGATAAAGAGATGATTGAATGGGCGTTAGATGTCACAAAATTAACACTTTTTTCGCTTAGAGAGATAGATAGCCTATCTGGCGGGCAGCGACAACGCGTATGGATTGCAATGGCTTTGGCCCAGCAGACGGAACTAATTTTACTGGATGAGCCAACCACTTACCTTGATCTAGCACATCAGTTAGAAATCTTAGAGCTATTAGCAGAGTTAAATATTTCGGCTAAAACCACGATTGTCATGGTCTTACATGACTTGAATCTTGCCGCACGTTTTTCAGATTATTTAATTGCTGTTAGATCAGGTAGTGTTATCGCAAGTGGTGAAGTGAGTGATGTGATGACACCAGAAGTATTGGAAGAAGTTTTTCAAATTAAGGCAGATATCGTAATTGAACCACATACTAAACGACCAGTGTGTTTGACTTACAATTTAATTAAATAATAAGTAAAAACGACTAACTATCATAAGGGGAGTCGTTTTTTATAAATTTTAGTGGTAATAGTAAGATAATGTCGTTAAATTATTTTTTTATTAGTCAAAAAAATAAAATATTATTTTGTGAGTAATCGGGAATATGATATATTATAATAGGTTACTTATTTGTAGCTTGGTATGCTAATTAAAAGTATTAGCTCAAAAGGAGATAGATAGATAAATGTTATTTGGAAGACTTATGATTTTAATAGTGATGATTTTGCTGACTGCTTTTTTTGTGGCAGCGGAGTTTGGACTTGTTAAGATCAGAAAAAGTCGCTTAGAGTCACTTGAACAAGAAGGCAACAAAAAAGCGACATTAGCGTTACATATCATTAAGCACTTAGATGAATACTTAAGTGCCTGTCAATTAGGAATTACCCTGACATCCTTGGCAATTGGTTGGTTAGGTGAGAGTACGATGAGCGAACTGATTGCGCCGTTGTTGAATTATATCCCGTTACCAGCATCAGCGATGCAAGTGATATCTTTGGTATTATCATTTTTATTAATTACATTTGTTCATGTCGTAATAGGTGAATTAATACCGAAATCATTTAGTATTACTAAAACTGAAATGGTAGTTTTAGCTATAGTGAAGCCATTGCACTATTTTTATAAAATTACCTTTCCATTCATTTGGTTACTAAATTCATCTGCTAATGGTATTGGTAAACTATTTGGTCTAACTCTAACAGGCGAGGGTGAGGAGACACATTCTGAGGAAGAATTGCGCTTAATTGCAAATCAAAGTTTTATCCATGGCGAAATTAATCAAGATGAGTATGAATTTTTGAATAATGTCTTTGAATTTGATGAACTTATTGCAAAACAAATTATGGTAACACGCTTAGATATGGAGACGATTGATGAAGGTGTAACTGTAGCAGAGGCGCTGCAATTTGCAATTAAGAAGGGACACAGTCGTTTTCCTGTCATTAGAAAAACAAAAGATGATGTCATTGGTTATGTGACGATTCAAGAGTTAATTAAGGCATATATGAAAGATGATAGAACGAATATTAACACATTATTGAAAGAACCAATTATTGTGATTGAATCCATGCCAGTGAAATCCTTATTAACAGAGATGCAAAAAGAACATAAGCATTTTGCTATTCTTTCAGATGAGTATGGGGGGACAAGTGGTTTAGTTACTATTGAAGATATTTTAGAAGAAATTGTTGGTGATATCCAAGATGAACAAGATCGCGAAGAAGCAATGATTATTCAAATTCGTGATAAAGAGTACATTGTTAAAGGGAAAATTGCTTTAAATGATGTATCTGACAAGTTTAATGTCGCTTTCCCTGATGATTTAGATAGTAATAGCTTAGGTGGTTTTATCATTGACACTTATCAAAGAGATGTTGAAAAAGGTTTCACGTTTGACTATGAAGGTTTAAGGATGAAGGTAATGTCAATGGATAAAGTTAATATTAGCCGCATTAAAATTATTGATAAAAGAGCAGAAATTATCGAAGATAATCTGGAATTATCTGATAAAAAAACGACTTAATCATATGATTAGGTCGTTTTTTTTATCAAAATAAATGTTACAAATATTAAATAATGTATATTTAATTTATTAATTAGGTTATTTATGATAGAATATTGCATACTACATAGTATTAAATTTAGCTACTAAATAAATAGTAGCTGTGGAATTAGAACTAGTTACTACAGCTAATTAAAGATAGGGGTAATTAATATGTCCGAGGGTAATAATGAGGCTAAACAGCAGCGTAATTTTTTGATAACACCCAAAAAAACATTAAAGCATCCAATGTCTGAGATGGACATTATCTCATGGATTGAAAATTATGGAGAAAATAACCATAGAGAAATTGAGATTATAACTAGTCAGCATCCAATTACATTTACGATGGAAGAAATTAAATATCGAGCAGATATTGTTTTTATTAAAGAAAAAGCAACCTTAAAATGCAGTGAAATACCAAATAGATAAGGGGATAATGTCTAGTGGTGAGAAAATATTTTAATAGAGTAGTCACACCATAATCTCCTTATACTATTGGTGTAAGTCAAAAGAGATGATCGCTAAAAAGCATTCAAACAAGTTTTGAATGCTTTTTATGATTGTGTATAAGGCATTGACCTTTTACGGAACTTTTGCTATTTTTTATGAAGAAGGGAAGGGAAATTATGAATATCATTATTATTGGTGGCTCATTTGCGGGTGTCACAGCAGCAATAGCTGCAAGAAATAAATACCCAAAAGCTTCAATTATGCTAATTGAAAAAGAAACAGAAATCGGATTCATTCCGAGCGCCTTACCTTTACTTTTGAGTGGACATTTAAAAAATTTAGATGAAGCCAAATTTGTAAACGTTATCGAATTGACTGAGAAAAGAATAGATGTACAACTAGGAGCGCAAGTAGTCTCAATTTGTACTAGTAACAATTCAGTTACAGCAGTGACTGCAGTAGGTGTAACTGAGTGGTCTTATGATAAATTGATTTTAGCAACAGGTTCTTCCCAGGTAAAATCTCACATAGTAGGCATTGACAACATGGGTGTTATTAAATATAAAGATAAAAAATCTGCCCAAGAAGCATTGAAATTAGTAGATTCTGGAGAACATTTCACTATTATTGGTGGTGGCCAAGTTGGAATAGAAATGGCTAATGCTCTCAGTGTTCAGAATAAAAAAGTCAGTTTAGTAGAAAGCATGCCTAGTCTTTTATTAAAATATTTTGATGATGACATGCTCACTTCTTTGTATGGAGCAATGAGCAATCAGAGAATGACGTGTTATCTTAATGAGTCAGTTAAAGAAATTATAAAGACTGAGAAAGAAACAGTGGTTATTACCTCTAAAAGGCATATTAAATGTGACGGTGCCATTTTTGCGATAAATGTCACACCTAATATTAGTTACCTACCTAAAGATGTTACCTGTCATGAAGATGGTACTATCTGGGTTAACAATTACTTACAGACCTCTGTTAATAATATTTTTGCCATAGGTGATTGTATTCAAATTCCATATAGCTTATCGTCTGACTCCTTTTATATCCCGTTAACAAATAACGCAGTCCGTTCTGCTATTTTAGCAGTTGAGAATTTAGAAGTACGGTCAAAAGAATTTGTAGGAACTGTTAGAACAATTGGAACTCATGTCTTTGGTTATTATTTGGCTAGTTCGGGTATGACTGAGAGTGAAAGTGTTTTTTTTGAAGAAGCTATTCAAACAAAAGTAATGATTTTACCACTATCTTTGCTAGATAAAACTAAAACAGTCCAAATTAAATTAATTTATAGTCAAGAAAAACAGATAGTGTTAGGAGCACAACTTATCTCCCGAGAAAATATTTTGGAGAAAATTAATTTGTTATCTTTTGCGATCCAATCAGGGCACACGTTAAATGATTTAGTCCAAAAAGATTACTTCTTCAACCCATTATTTACACCGCTACTTGATATAACTAATCAAGTTGGTTGCTCAGAAAGCTAGGTGATTGTGATGAAGATCGAGGATTTTTTAGAAAAAAAAGAAATACAGCACCTCACGATTTTAAAAAAGATTGACGCCTTAGGAGGAACTGTTAGTCATATTGAATTGAGACAACATTTGAATCTAAATAAACCAACTTTAGACCGAGCCTTAGATGAGATAACTTTCTTTCTTAGAGAGTTTCGAGACAATTATTGCTTGACAGTTAATGAGGCATTAATTGTCATTGAAAGGCAGCCAAATTTCAGTATAGAAGCAATCTACTCTGTTTATTTAAAGCAATCGTTAAAGTACCAAATTTTAGATTATGCTTTTAAACACCGAGAATTTACGGTATTTAACATTATTCATGACTTAATGATTAGCGAATCGACCTTATTTAGAAAAACAAAAGAAATCAATTATCTGTTAAAAGAATTTAAAATACAATTAAAAAATGGGAATATTTTAGGTGAAGAATTACAAATTCGTTATTTTTATTTTTTAATGTATCAAGCAGCAACGCCCTATCATCAGCTTAGTGAAAAAGTATTAACGGAACATAATATGCGTTTAATCCAATCGCTAGAAAAAACATTGACCATGAAATTACCATCATATAGTTATACTAGGATAGGCTTATGGTTAATGATCAGTAAAAAAAGAATCAAATACACTAAAAAAGTCTATCGTAAAGTCAGAAAAAAAATGTTCTTATATGAAAGCGATTGGTTATATAAAAAAGTAAGGCAATTTGTTTTGTTATACACAAGTCGCTACTCTATTGAAGTAGTTGAAGAGGAGAGCATGCTTCATTTTATATTTGTTGCGAGCATGTCTATTTTTCATTATCAAGATTTTACCTCATATGATTTATTGAGAGGCCGACGAACACCTAATGCTATGATGGATACGATGTTGAGAGAAAGAATTTTATTGGAATATTTACCTCAAAAACCGACAATTAAAGTAGAACAACAAATCACTTATTATTTATCTCAAGCAAATTCTTTACTTTATTTTTTTGAAGGAGCTATCATTACATCAGAACAGTGGGATTTTAGGGAAAAAACTATCAATTTAAACCAAAAAATTACAATTGAATTGGTAGAAGAATTATTAGCAAAAGCCTTAGAAGCCTTTTCTAAGACACCAAATAGCTCAGATGATTTGCACTATCAACTTAAACACGATTATTTAAATATTCTAGCTATGATTGATTTTAAAATTGCCAAAGAGTTACGAATTGCGATTGAATTGGACATGATTGAAAGTCATGCGGAGATTTTGACACAATTGATAAAATTAGATTTAGCTAGTTTAATCGGAGTCAGTGTTGAAACATTTAGCACTAAAAAAAATTACGATCTTGTCATTACCAATACTTTGAAATATCATCGGCTAGAAGATGCCAAACAAATTGTAGTGATTTCTAATAGCTATTCTAAATACGATCGTCTTTTTTTAAAACAAAAAATTAATGATTTAAGACAATAAAAGATGGGAATCCCATCTTTTTTATTTTTATTAACGTTGATTATAAGTTTAAATTAATAAATAGTTTAAATTATTAATCAGTATAAATCTCTTTAAATAGGGATTCTAGTAAAAAACTGTCAAAAAAAATGACGAATAATAAAAAATTGACATTTTTAAGTTAAGGATTATGATTATGATAGGTCTATAGAAAGAAAGCGATTACAAAAATAAAAAAAGAGGGGTTTTAGATATGACAGATACTAAATATATTATGGCGATTGATCAGGGGACAACAAGTTCTCGCGCAATTATTTTTGACAAAAAAGGAAATAATGTTGGTAGTTCACAAAAAGAATTTACGCAGTATTTTCCCAACGATGGTTGGGTAGAACATAACGCTAATGAGATTTGGAATTCAGTTCAGTCTGTCATTGCCGGTTCACTTATTGAATCAGGTATTAAGCCTAGTGATATAGCTGGAATTGGTATTACTAACCAACGGGAAACAACAGTTGTCTGGGATAAAAAAACAGGTTTACCTATTCATAACGCCGTTGTATGGCAATCAAGACAATCCTCTGGTATTGCGAATCAATTGAAAGCCGATGGCTATGCCGATATGATTCATAAAAAAACGGGACTGATTATCGATGCCTATTTCTCAGCTACTAAAATTCGCTGGATTTTGGATAATGTTGAAGGGGCTCAAGAACGCGCCGAAAAAGGAGACTTATTATTTGGCACGATTGACACTTGGTTAGTATGGAAATTAACAGATGGTGCATCACATGTGACAGACTATTCAAATGCTAGTCGTACTATGATGTTTAATATTCATGATTTAGAATGGGATCAAGAAATTTTAGATTTAATGAATATTCCGAAAGTTATGTTACCAAAACCATGTTCTAATTCTGAGATATATGGTTATACTCAAAGTTTCCATTTCTATGGAAGTGAAGTCCCTATATCAGGTATGGCTGGAGATCAGCAAGCTGCTTTATTTGGTCAAATGGCATTCGAACCAGGCATGGTTAAAAATACTTATGGTACAGGCTCATTTATTGTAATGAATACAGGTGAAAAAGCTCAATTATCTCAAAATAATTTGTTGACGACAATTGGTTATGGCATTAACGGAAAAGTGTATTACGCTTTAGAAGGTAGTATCTTTGTGACAGGGTCTGCTATACAGTGGTTACGT is a window of Vagococcus intermedius DNA encoding:
- a CDS encoding PTS transporter subunit IIBC, whose translation is MKKVFNFEFWQKFGKALMVVVAVMPAAGLMISLGKTVPLINPELAALVTTGNVVESIGWAIIGNLHLLFALAIGGSWAKEKAGGAFAAGMAFILINRITGAIFGVTGDMLADDKAFTHTLFGTKIMVKGFFTSVLEAPALNMGVFVGIIAGFVGAMAFNKYYNYRKLPEALSFFNGKRFVPFVVITWSVLVSVMFALVWPYIQAGINNFGLWIATSQDTAPILAPFLYGTLERLLLPFGLHHMLTIPINYTQLGGTYEILSGAQAGTQVFGQDPLWLAWATDLVNLKADGDLTKYGEVLTGWTPARFKVGQMIGASGILMGLTAAMYRNVDKDKRQKYKSMYLSAALAVFLTGVTEPIEFMFMFAAVPLYVIYAFIQGLAFAMADIISLRVHSFGNIELLTRTPLIFKAGLGMDLLNYILAVIGFGIFTFVISNFLIKKFNYATPGRNGNYEVDMLDESEENANPQLTENQQVIDIINLLGGRANIVDVDACMTRLRVTVKENTLVGDQTNWKKAGAMGLIMKDNGVQAVYGPKADVLKSDIQDLLESGVEIPISDFKTTPSLSKQESSKMTNERIITTELVTIAAGEVVPIEEVTDPVFSQKMMGDGFAVNPTNGLIYSPVNGVITTIFPTKHALGIITKEGLEILIHIGLDTVDMKTPAFEVFVTEGQEVTAGQAIVEANIAAMRSEGKATTVIAVFTNGNIIKEYQLITTGYQTEQTPIGYVKV
- a CDS encoding endonuclease/exonuclease/phosphatase family protein, with the protein product MKVLTLNCHSWMEKNALEKLEQLVLTIEREQFDIIALQEVNQLITTKAATLDDYFQPLISHQPIVHQDNFALKVVEKLKKLGVNYYWSWNVSHLGYDRYHEGAALLSKNPIQPDDFLVSKVSDIDDFHTRRILKGRTVLGETELVVFSCHYSWWLGNQQEEGFYYEWNQTIEKMTRMASPLLLLGDFNNPADNCGEGYDYLKRTKPELQDVFKVAKNKTGEHTVSKAIDGWSENTQNLRLDYGFISSEFHVEEYRVVFDGKQTPIISDHFGIVLTLSLK
- a CDS encoding NAD(P)/FAD-dependent oxidoreductase; the encoded protein is MTQADIYDVTIIGGGPAGLFSTFYSGLREMKTKIVEASPQLGGKLNVYTEKIIWDIGALPPSPAGKVIEHLVEQAKVFNPTILTNTKIISIDRGTQDLFILTAENGDKHFTKAIMLATGYGILNPRKLAIEGAEKYEVSNLSYTIQGLEKMRDKIVVISGGGDSAIDWANLLEPIAKQVHLIYRQGELKGHESEVTRLNNNSVMLHLDSEIIELTANEDGDKITKVIIKQKDTLVEQTILVDEVVINHGFESEHELFENSSVGLEKIETHYVAANSYGETQVKGIYAAGDIVSYDGKVHLIAGAFHDAVNAVNQIKMYIEPSAFNRARVSSHNDKFSDKNQELVKIFFA
- a CDS encoding ABC transporter substrate-binding protein; translated protein: MVGKKLALAVGTLILSLGLIGCRNTENTKNGASDQPKKVEQVKVIKTEMGEVTVPEKPARVLVNWYVGDVTTLGVKPVAYSGWAQETMPFYEEIKDIPVIKKWEKEEIMSYKPDVIITYSPEDFEKYSKIAPVVVVSEGTDSPLERLKFLGHVLGREKEAETAITTFETKLASAKKQFSTDVFKDKTFSISQDWPGPSSSVFYETASRGGTLLYDYIGLKKPEKLIELVTKTGETRGALSYEVAADYFGDYAIWFTPEEKESEFEKTAIWKNIPAVKNERVITISSNYTGLFYYSDVASLTAQIDFALKNIVPVVS
- a CDS encoding FecCD family ABC transporter permease is translated as MTHNQRVDKKGSYYFRRYMILGSILLLISTLSSLALGAAEIELGSAWQALFHFDASQTHHQIIWSLRFPRTLADIIVGASLAVCGALMQGTTRNPLADSGLMGISSGAGFAIALSLAFYPQRSYGESILFACLGAGVTTGLTYFIAIVGKRGLTPQRLVLAGMSISMLFGAFSSYLSIRYHLAQSLAYWSAGGTAGASWSELMIISPLFLLGILGAIIISPNITMLSLGEEVALGLGLNARVVKGVTTLIVLVLTGLSVILVGPIGFVGLIVPHLVRYLVGVDYRYIIPASIIYGALLTVIADLIGRLVNRPFETPIGIIFSLIGVPFFLYLVRKQGREFEA